The proteins below are encoded in one region of Hordeum vulgare subsp. vulgare chromosome 3H, MorexV3_pseudomolecules_assembly, whole genome shotgun sequence:
- the LOC123441965 gene encoding uncharacterized protein LOC123441965 has translation MGSRREEERNEKIIRGLMKLPPNRKCINCNSVGPQYVCTNFWTFTCLSCSGIHREFTHRVKSVSMAKFTTQEVRALEQGGNQRARDIYLKDWDWQRMRLPDNSKPERIREFIRTVYIDKKYAGAKSTDKPATDSESVKGNESETRRPDSYHSYSQSPPYDFQYEDRRYGKQVNTLARRPSDRALFDGKLGSLLYSPGRSRDQMHEDRFANESHGSRFSDFSASSTSDIRNDVLSPSSQDTGYSSPSVHHSRNVSTENPQSQRHPNAVSQIESNGGRRSQRTASSGSFGSFDGSSPSNKSVDSGVLPDAPTERPVPSAANRQSGASSVAHSTQPYALQQSVNSSASQIALTQESLQHVPVSTQPQPQPTAFANQDLFDMSTLPQPVAYAPSIDLFAGFNQQTASVPNGHSDVVKEAVHNAVVQKVVTTSSSVSAEAVPTSHPVHQDLFSLSIVQDPAISSSPPSVDLFAGFDQQLPPMSSVHHIAPAAPLPANEGWAFFDTPQYGSSTSVSNVQPQVPAALPSGIAKAIDQSTLPNSPPSAIMSQTSMPTMDQWSLNTEEVKLPVSKENSQAWNAFGESTTGNMPNNLFAFNDMPQVAPHQFTIPSVPYVGSRTSQDLARGEPERSTPGDMFPGFNVSPGVLAEPSFPAPLQPQLGMAPQPGKSTNPFDMAFESDVEANDMFMDLTSLQATLPDPHVPEEYSVSLAEPWMSQNSTVQYIPSASQGGLSYIPGQVQDSHILNSAQQGHFPPRNPFDESHEGTVRQRQTALVSSPDDPHVLKPYPKSFPTRLRLPLPLPVAMRPFHPPRPSAAQPHHPRPGDPGQPHPHPHALPMHHQQMNPAAFAGFGAANPMAAVAAANPFLAMQLFGQAQQLQNLGYLAAAALQQQQHQQHHHQQPQQQQNPFFPGGFPPNPNQFGAFPGPQAGFNGGGGGFRPGGSGLPGPRPPLPVMGAVGNGCNGGGGVGVNGSPRPVLNVDGKDRNNGGGVGQVNQTTNKSDGISHVASENGVRNYATDQKSRFNPGRDGKDGRQFGPSGGRGRGDGRGGGQFSPSGGRGRGDSRGGGQFSASGGRGRGDARDGGQFSASGGRGRGRHFNQGRGRGRNDWREGKSNFTSSDSPISGDCHIDSPASGGGRKRPPIIYDKNEVKQWVQARKKNYPTRANVNKKLCQNQLDEQKKDEEAQMRRQELKEVIAKQKELGLELPELPPGYLSDNEGQPRDPQKESNWKTRQGGGRFGNRGRGRGQGRGRGSGRDNKRQRYDSREDSPSKRPREWNNNSRCHDGGAVAKIREPTLLQKLLNSDIKRDRHRLLHTFKFMALNNFFKDWPAKPLEFPSVKLNQIELESDIAEEGSDDDLPDAEAAKGCSLSLKENGDQPESSSSDEEVGSDDEADGGDDKGADTEITEKVSDEDSDDASEEGFSDFSA, from the exons CAAACCAGAGAGGATAAGGGAATTTATCAGAACTGTTTATATAGACAAGAAGTATGCTGGTGCGAAGTCCACCGACAAACCAGCCACCGATAGTGAG AGTGTAAAGGGCAATGAAAGTGAAACGAGAAGACCTGACTCCTATCATTCATACTCGCAAAGCCCACCTTATGATTTTCAGTATGAAGATAGACGGTATGGTAAGCAAGTTAACACGCTTGCTCGGAGGCCTTCGGATAGGGCACTCTTTGATGGGAAGCTCGGCAGCCTATTGTACAGTCCGGGTCGTTCCCGGGATCAGATGCATGAAGATCGATTTGCTAATGAGAGTCACGGATCAAGATTTTCTGACTTTTCAGCCTCAAGCACCAGTGACATTAGGAACGATGTGCTTTCTCCTAGCTCTCAGGATACAGGGTACAGCAGCCCTTCTGTTCACCATTCAAGAAATGTatcaactgaaaatcctcaatctCAAAGACATCCAAATGCAGTTTCACAAATAGAATCTAATGGAGGTCGTCGTTCACAG CGAACAGCTTCTTCTGGAAGTTTTGGATCGTTTGATGGTAGCTCACCATCTAATAAGTCAGTTGATTCAGGTGTCCTACCTGATGCACCTACAGAAAGGCCAGTGCCTTCTGCTGCAAACCGTCAGAGTGGGGCATCTTCTGTAGCTCATTCTACACAACCGTATGCCTTGCAGCAGAGTGTGAATTCTTCAGCCAGCCAAATTGCCCTCACCCAAGAATCTCTGCAGCACGTGCCTGTTTCAacccaaccacaaccacaaccaacgGCTTTCGCTAATCAAGACCTCTTTGACATGTCAACATTGCCGCAGCCCGTTGCTTATGCTCCATCAATAGATTTGTTTGCTGGCTTTAATCAACAGACTGCATCAGTTCCTAATGGGCATTCTGATGTTGTTAAAGAAGCTGTTCATAATGCTGTGGTTCAGAAGGTTGTCACGACTTCATCGTCTGTATCAGCAGAAGCAGTCCCCACATCTCATCCTGTGCACCAGGATCTCTTCAGTCTGTCAATTGTGCAGGACCCAGCAATTTCCTCATCCCCTCCATCGGTGGATCTGTTTGCTGGTTTTGACCAACAGCTGCCACCTATGTCTAGTGTTCATCATATTGCACCAGCAGCTCCATTGCCTGCTAATGAAGGGTGGGCATTCTTCGACACACCTCAATATGGTTCGTCGACTTCTGTTTCAAATGTGCAACCTCAGGTGCCCGCTGCATTGCCAAGTGGAATTGCCAAAGCAATTGATCAATCAACATTGCCAAATTCACCACCAAGTGCCATTATGTCACAAACATCTATGCCTACAATGGATCAGTGGAGTTTAAATACTGAAGAGGTGAAGCTCCCTGTTTCCAAGGAAAACTCCCAG GCCTGGAATGCCTTTGGTGAATCTACTACGGGGAACATGCCTAATAATTTGTTTGCATTCAATGATATGCCTCAAGTAGCACCTCATCAATTCACCATACCCAGTGTTCCATATGTTGGATCCAGAACTTCCCAG GATTTGGCTAGGGGTGAGCCTGAAAGGTCAACTCCTGGGGATATGTTCCCTGGCTTCAACGTCTCACCTGGTGTCCTGGCTGAGCCATCATTTCCTGCACCACTTCAACCCCAACTG GGCATGGCACCTCAGCCTGGAAAATCAACAAATCCATTTGACATGGCATTTGAGTCTGATGTTGAAGCCAACGACATG TTTATGGATTTGACCTCACTACAAGCAACATTGCCGGATCCTCATGTTCCCGAAGAATACTCTGTTAGCTTAGCAGAGCCATGGATGTCTCAGAATTCTACTGTGCAATATATTCCTTCTGCATCTCAGG GAGGATTGTCATACATCCCGGGGCAAGTACAGGACTCCCATATACT GAACTCAGCACAGCAAGGACATTTTCCACCAAGAAATCCGTTCGATGAAT CGCACGAAGGAACGGTGAGACAGAGACAGACAGCGCTAGTCTCCTCGCCGGACGACCCGCACGTCCTAAAACCCTACCCAAAATCTTTCCCCACCCGcctccgcctccccctccccctccccgtcgCCATGCGCCCCTTCCACCCTCCCCGCCCCAGCGCCGCCCAGCCCCACCACCCGCGGCCCGGCGACCCCGGCCAGCCCCATCCCCATCCACACGCCCTCCCCATGCACCACCAGCAGATGAACCCCGCCGCCTTCGCCGGCTTCGGCGCCGCCAACCccatggcggcggtggcggcggccaaCCCCTTCCTCGCGATGCAGCTCTTCGGCCAGGCACAGCAGCTCCAGAACCTCGGctacctcgccgccgccgccctccagcagcagcagcaccaacaacaccaccaccagcaaccaCAGCAGCAGCAAAATCCCTTCTTTCCGGGAGGCTTCCCGCCGAACCCCAATCAGTTCGGGGCCTTCCCTGGCCCGCAGGCCGGCttcaacggcggcggcggcgggttcCGGCCTGGTGGTTCTGGGTTGCCCGGGCCTCGCCCGCCCTTGCCGGTGATGGGCGCTGTGGGGAATGGTTGCAACGGTGGCGGCGGCGTCGGGGTGAATGGTTCGCCGAGGCCTGTTCTGAACGTTGATGGGAAAGATCGGAACAACGGTGGAGGAGTCGGTCAG GTAAACCAAACTACTAACAAATcagatggcatctctcatgttgCCTCTGAAAATGGCGTGAGGAATTATGCAACAGATCAGAAATCCCGATTTAACCCTGGTAGAGATGGTAAGGATGGAAGGCAGTTTGGTCCATCTGGTGGAAGAGGGAGAGGAGATGGTAGGGGTGGAGGGCAGTTCAGTCCATCTGGTGGAAGAGGGAGAGGAGATAGTAGGGGTGGAGGGCAATTCAGTGCATCTGGTGGACGGGGAAGAGGAGATGCTAGGGATGGAGGACAATTCAGTGCATCTGGTGGAAGGGGAAGAGGAAGGCATTTTAATCAAGGTCGTGGAAGAG GAAGAAATGACTGGAGAGAAGGAAAGTCCAATTTTACAAGTAGTGACAGTCCAATATCAGGAGACTGTCACATTGACAGTCCAGCATCTGGAGGAGGTCGAAA GCGCCCTCCTATCATTTATGACAAAAATGAAGTTAAACAGTGGGTTCAAGCACGCAAGAAAAACTACCCTACAAGAGCCAACGTAAACAAG AAGTTGTGTCAGAATCAATTGGATGAGCAAAAGAAAGATGAAGAGGCCCAAATGCGCCGTCAG GAACTCAAGGAAGTTATAGCAAAGCAGAAGGAATTAGGTTTGGAACTCCCTGAACTACCACCTGGCTATCTGTCTGACAATGAGGGTCAACCCAGGGACCCTCAAAAGGAAAGTAATTGGAAAACTCGACAGGGGGGTGGTCGTTTTGGAAATCGTGGGCGTGGCCGTGGTCAGGGCCGTGGCCGTGGCAGTGGCCGTGACAATAAGCGACAGAGGTATGACAGCAGAGAAGATTCTCCGTCTAAAAGACCGAGGGAGTGGAACAACAATAGTCGTTGCCATGATGGTGGTGCAGTGGCCAAGATTAGGGAACCAACCCTGTTGCAGAAGCTTCTTAACTCTGATATCAAGAGGGACAGGCATAGGCTTCTGCACACGTTCAAATTCATGGCCTTGAACAATTTCTTCAAGGATTGGCCTGCTAAGCCGCTGGAGTTCCCTAGTGTCAAGTTGAACCAGATTGAGCTTGAAAGTGATATAGCCGAGGAAGGCTCAGATGATGACTTGCCGGACGCCGAGGCGGCCAAGGGCTGCAGCCTCAGTTTGAAGGAAAACGGTGACCAGCCAGAGTCGAGCTCCAGTGATGAGGAGGTTGGAAGCGATGATGAAGCTGACGGAGGCGACGACAAGGGTGCTGATACTGAAATAACTGAAAAGGTTTCAGATGAGGATTCCGATGATGCgagcgaagaagggttctcagatTTCTCAGCCTGA